Proteins from a single region of Sporosarcina sp. P33:
- the mutL gene encoding DNA mismatch repair endonuclease MutL — protein MNQIHIMNDTLANKIAAGEVVERPASIVKELVENAIDAQSTKIEVSLVEAGLTSIRVTDNGNGMSGEDAIRCFERHATSKITNEHDLFRIRTLGFRGEALASIAAVSKVSLWTSDGEQGAVVEIEGGKVLKHEAGALRKGTDFLIEQLFFNTPARLKYMKTIQTELGHTIDLINRLALSHPDISFTLTHDQHQILRTSGSGDLLRVLSDIYGFGVARKMISFQKEDADFAVKGFITLPEMTRASKNYISLLMNGRWIKSYAGTQAAIDAMHTYLPIGRFPIAVIDITADPILTDVNVHPAKRHIRISKEGELLSLIKNAIREAIQGVTIIPDAVKKEKPVKRESEQQTIWTPAYRRPEITAPAEQQTYQPPAPAPAFPEAVFEQQEEPAPAEPEPVIEEPAVFEQEIQETNHFPSIVPIGQVHGTYIVAQNEDGFYLIDQHAAQERIKYEYFKVKLGQVDAGERQQLLLPLVFHYSADEQVKIEECKDALEEVGVFLEAFGPATYTVKEYPAWFPEGQAAAIIEEMIEQVLDKRKVDVEKLREESAIMMSCKKSIKANYFLRQEDMERLLTDLGTCENPYTCPHGRPVLIHFTTYELEKMFKRVM, from the coding sequence ATGAATCAAATTCACATTATGAATGACACACTGGCCAATAAAATTGCGGCGGGGGAAGTAGTGGAACGCCCCGCTTCAATCGTCAAGGAACTGGTGGAGAATGCGATTGATGCGCAAAGCACCAAAATTGAAGTATCGCTTGTGGAGGCAGGTCTGACTTCAATCCGTGTGACCGATAACGGCAACGGAATGTCTGGGGAAGACGCGATACGCTGTTTTGAACGGCATGCCACAAGTAAAATTACCAATGAACACGACCTGTTTCGGATCCGAACGCTTGGATTTCGCGGGGAGGCATTGGCAAGTATCGCGGCCGTATCGAAAGTTTCATTATGGACTTCTGACGGCGAACAGGGTGCGGTCGTTGAAATTGAAGGCGGAAAAGTTCTCAAGCATGAAGCAGGGGCGCTCCGAAAAGGAACAGACTTCCTTATTGAGCAATTATTTTTTAATACGCCCGCGCGTTTAAAATATATGAAAACCATTCAGACAGAACTTGGTCATACAATTGATTTAATCAACCGTCTGGCATTAAGCCACCCAGACATATCTTTCACTTTGACGCATGATCAGCATCAAATTCTCAGGACTTCGGGTTCAGGAGATTTATTGCGGGTATTATCTGATATATACGGCTTCGGAGTGGCCCGTAAAATGATATCTTTTCAAAAAGAAGATGCGGATTTCGCTGTGAAAGGTTTCATTACACTGCCTGAAATGACACGGGCATCAAAAAACTACATTTCCCTTCTGATGAACGGACGTTGGATTAAAAGTTATGCCGGAACACAGGCGGCAATTGATGCAATGCATACGTATTTGCCGATTGGCCGATTTCCCATAGCTGTAATCGATATTACTGCAGATCCTATATTAACAGATGTCAATGTGCATCCTGCAAAGCGACATATTCGGATCAGTAAAGAAGGCGAACTGCTGTCTCTCATAAAAAATGCAATTCGGGAGGCAATACAAGGGGTGACCATTATTCCGGACGCTGTGAAAAAGGAGAAGCCTGTTAAAAGGGAATCGGAGCAGCAGACAATTTGGACGCCAGCCTATCGCCGGCCAGAAATAACGGCGCCTGCCGAACAGCAGACCTATCAGCCGCCCGCCCCAGCGCCAGCATTTCCTGAAGCGGTTTTTGAGCAGCAGGAAGAACCAGCACCTGCAGAGCCAGAGCCTGTCATCGAAGAGCCTGCAGTATTTGAGCAGGAAATACAGGAAACGAATCACTTTCCTTCCATCGTGCCAATCGGACAAGTCCACGGCACCTATATCGTGGCACAGAATGAAGATGGATTTTATTTAATCGATCAGCATGCAGCACAAGAGCGGATTAAATACGAGTATTTCAAAGTGAAGCTTGGTCAGGTGGATGCGGGTGAACGTCAGCAGCTGCTGCTGCCTCTCGTTTTTCATTATTCAGCAGACGAACAAGTGAAGATAGAAGAATGCAAAGATGCACTGGAAGAAGTCGGTGTGTTTTTGGAGGCATTCGGGCCGGCGACGTATACAGTAAAAGAATATCCTGCCTGGTTTCCCGAGGGACAGGCAGCCGCAATCATAGAAGAAATGATTGAGCAGGTTTTGGATAAAAGAAAAGTCGATGTGGAAAAGCTGCGGGAAGAAAGCGCCATTATGATGAGCTGTAAAAAATCTATTAAGGCTAATTATTTCTTAAGACAAGAGGATATGGAGCGTTTACTGACGGATTTGGGCACTTGTGAAAATCCGTATACCTGTCCGCACGGCCGGCCGGTGCTGATTCATTTTACAACTTATGAATTGGAAAAAATGTTCAAGCGTGTAATGTGA